The genomic stretch gttgttgttgttatggaatacacacacccctccaaaaataaataaataaagtcagcCAGGcgggaggaaaaaaagaggaatttctttctctctctcaaagagGAAAGCCAGCcaggcaggaggaaagagaaatcttgcccccccaaaagaaaagaaagccaggcAGGAGGGATTTGTCCCCAAAAGAAAGTCAGccagggaagaggaaagggggctctcagtctctctctcagaaataaaataaataaaatcaggcagacaagaggaaagaaggactctctctctctctctctctctctcataaaataaatagaatcagacagacaggaaggaagaaaggaggaatctctccctctttctctctcaaaaaagaaaaccagGCCGGAGGAAAGGCGCAATCTCTAAGCCTGGCTGCGATATCTTTGCAGAGTGACAAAgaaaatatacatatgtatatacatatatcctGTATATATAAAACAAGAATGTTAAGGAGGAAAAGCGCTTTGCTTCTCGGCAGCTGCTGCTTGGAGGGGCCGGATCTGTGGCCTCCCCCTCGGAGGTCGGGCCAGGAGCCGGCCAGGCGAGgagccactctctcagcctcctcctcctcctcctcctccaagtctTGTTTCCCTTCCCCTTTGGAAGGGGCCTGGGCCTGACGGTCCTGACCCtggcccccttctttctctctctctctcgctctcctcCGTGGGTCCAGGGCGGGGGGCTTGCCCTCAGACGGGCCGGAGGAGCCCCACCGGGTGGGAGTAGTAGACCGGGTGCGGGAAGGTGAGCAAGGGCTGGCTGACCGGGGTGGGCCCCCCTCCGGCCCCCGAGGACCCTCCCGCTCCGGGCCCGGCCCCCGtggctccggctccggctccgtCGGGCCCGCTGCCCTCGTGGTAGAGGATGGGAACGCGGACGATGCGCTGGGCGGCGGCGTGGCTGAGGTTGGCGGCCTCCAGCTCAGCGGCCAGCTGCCTCTTCCACTTGTTGCGCCGGTTCTGGAACCAGATCTTGACCTGGGTCTCGGTCAGGTGGAGGGAGGCGGCCAGGCCGGCCCTCTCGGAGCTGCTCAGGTAGCGCTTCAGGTCGAAGGTGGACTCCAGCTGGAAGACCTGGCTCCGCGAGAAGACCGTGCGGGTCTTCTTCTTCCGGCAGGGCGGCttcttggcctcctcctcctcctcctcgggcccCTCCTCGGCCCCCGCCAGCCCCGAGGGCACCCCCGCCTGCGAGCCCCGCCTGGGCCAGTCCTCCCCGccgctccccgccgccgccgccgccgcctcctcggCCTCGTCCTTCTTGGGCCCCTCGGGCTCCGAGTCGCTCTCCTCCAGCACGATCTCCTCGGGGCTCCGCGAGTCCAGCTCCTGGGCCTCCCGCTCCGCCTTCGACAAGGCCGCCTCCGGAGAGTCCCCCGCCGGGCCCCCCGAGGAAggcgaggaggaagaagagacccTCAGCAGGGAACGCTCCAAGGAcactgggaggaaggaaggaaggaaggaaggaaggaagggggagaggaaggaaggaaggaaggaaggaagggagagagagagagggaggaagggagggaggaaggaaggaaggaaggaaggaagggaaggaaggaagggggagagagaggaaggaaggaaggaggagagagagatacAGGAAGGAAGatagagaggaaaggagggagagacagaaagagagtaaggaaggaagggagatatagaggaaagaaggaaggagagagagacggaaaggaagggagggagggagagagagagagagaggaaggaaggaaggaaggaaggaaggaaggaaagaaggaagccacAGAAAAGacgaagggagaaaaagagagagaaattacaAGCGGCAGTCACCATTTCCCCCTCTACGGATGCAGCCTTAAGTTTCTCTTTATGTGGAGAGATCctgcggcacctttgagactcattgaaagaaagaagttggcagcaggagctttcctagactaaagtttTACTTcctccaaatgtatctgaggaagcagacttaaagtctacgaaaactcgtggcgccaacttctttctttcgtgagtctcaaaggtgctgcaagagctcTCTCCATGTGGATTCTACAGAGTAACACCGCTATATCTTTTAgtttctctttgttgttgttgttgttcttgttgttgttgtgtgtcttcaagtggcAACCTTAAGGCTGAaccaccacagggttttcttggcaagtttcgttCAGAGGGGTTCACCAGTGCTCTGGCCTTCTCCGCGGGCTCTTTTGAAAAGATGCCTGAATCCGAactgcaggaataacccggttCGAGCCCACTTTCACTGCCACTTTCactccatgctctggaatcctggaaatgGTAGTAGGTTGGGGCACAGAGCAAACAAACaacacaggctgcatccgcaccgcagaaataacctagtttgacaCATACACccctatggctccatgctatgggattctgggaagtgtaagttttgtgagacatttagccttctctgccagagagatctgGCTAACtgtaccaatcccagaattccacagtgtggggccatggcagttaaagtggggtcagacTTATTTATGCAGTCTGGATGGAGCCCAGGTCACAGATCCG from Sceloporus undulatus isolate JIND9_A2432 ecotype Alabama chromosome 3, SceUnd_v1.1, whole genome shotgun sequence encodes the following:
- the HMX3 gene encoding homeobox protein HMX3, yielding MPETGVEPPAASQPPPPASEPKESPFSIKSLLHGGPPKAPPKPPRALFPPASLPKGALEGAAAAAAFALAPLAELAFPRFEIPPAAQRFALPAAHYLERSPAAWWYPYSLAPGGGTGAGAGTGAGHLPRHEVSLERSLLRVSSSSSPSSGGPAGDSPEAALSKAEREAQELDSRSPEEIVLEESDSEPEGPKKDEAEEAAAAAAGSGGEDWPRRGSQAGVPSGLAGAEEGPEEEEEEAKKPPCRKKKTRTVFSRSQVFQLESTFDLKRYLSSSERAGLAASLHLTETQVKIWFQNRRNKWKRQLAAELEAANLSHAAAQRIVRVPILYHEGSGPDGAGAGATGAGPGAGGSSGAGGGPTPVSQPLLTFPHPVYYSHPVGLLRPV